AATGATGAAACACACCCGCATTATATCATACTAAGACTGGATTCAACTTTCGCTCTGAGCGGTTTGTCTTACCTTCCCCGGCAGAACGGCCAAAATGGCAGAATCGCTGAGTTTGGCATTGAGGTAAGTCTGGATGGTGAAGAGTGGGAAAGGCGCGCTTCAGGTGAATGGCCCAACGGCACTGAAATTCAGGTGGTCAGCTTCACCGATGTTTCCAAGGCACGGTATGTAAGGCTTACAGCCTATTCAGAAGTAAACGGCGGAGCCTGGGCTTCGGTAGCCGGGCTGGAGCTTTTCCATGATGCTCTTTTTGGTGATGATGTCTCAGCTCAGTTGGATGGTTTATCGGGTTCGAAAAGGGGCCAAAGCACCTTTTCTGCTAGTGGTGTGATACACATTCACAACACACCCGCCAATGAAATCCGGCTCTATTCGCTCTCTGGCAGGCTCATGCTGACTCAGAAACTGAACCCTCAAAAACAGAACAGAATATGCCTGGCACAGAACGGGATAGCAAGAGGGGCTTATTTGATGCAGTTACTGGAGAACTGTACGGTGACATCTGCGAGCACAATTGTGTATTGAGAAGAGACGATTGCTTATTACTTACCTGGAAAACCGATTTTGACAGGGCTCACATCGCAATCCGATCAACTTACGGCATTACATCCAGTACAGCTGTTGTGCCGGATGACACGAACTGTTAAGACTTCGAGATTTTTTACCACAGGGGATGAAGTGCAGAGCTTGTCGGTAACGCTTCCTTTGATAATGCCGGAACTAGTGGCTCAGAAACAGGGAACGCCAAGATAACAGGAAGAATTGATGCTTTTCACCTGCAATTAAAAAAGTACATCGCACCATTAGACCGCAAAGAGTTTGAAAGATTCCTCGGTGCAAAGAGTAAAGAGCTTGCAGAACGCCTTGAAGAAGCCAAAGGTGTGATGAAGCGATTGAAAGAGCGGGAATAGGGCCATCACCCGTAAGGAAGATAAAAAGCTTATAGGTACTATCAGTCTTGGAGCAAATAAACAACACCAACGGGCTGAACCGATGACATATTCAAAGACGGATACCGGCGGTAAAAAAGGAAGAAGAATGTCTTTTTATTACTCTCTTTACCGCAATTACATCACAAAGCAGAGGAATAACTCCAAAATCCAGCCGAGGAAAGGAGACAAAATGCCCATTGATGCGCAATGGCTTCTCGCTGTCAGACCGGATATCGGTTACCAGTAGGTCCCTGAACGACAGCCAGGGGCCGAGAGTCGAGGGGTAAAATCTGTTAAAATCACATAAGTCTATTGTATCTGTAATTTCCTATTATTTACCTTATATAATGTACCCGTCATTTTCACATTATCAGTTTACGGTCGACACCTATAGCTTGTACTGCAGAAAGGTCTCTTTTTTCCAAGCCATGGTCAACGACATACTTGATTGATTCAAAAATACTGTCCCATGATACTCCAAAGCGGTCTGCAACTTGTGACCAGCTAATCAACCGTGCCCATTGTGATAAGAAAATTCTGAAAGCATTACATAACGAACTCTTGCCTTTTGCCCATGGTAAGTGCTCCACCACAACTCCATGAACATTGCAGTTTACCCGACGGGGACGGTATCGGAAAAGTATAGGTATGTTCCACATCGGGACAAACATGAAAAGCCTTTCCGGCAATCGATCATAGCCAGGTGATTTCTTGCAGCATTTGGAGCATGTGGCTTTGCTGTTTTTCCTCGGTTCTATATCAATGATGATTCTGTCTCTGCCAATGGATTGATCAATTTGTAATGACTTGTAAATAAATTCCTTGTAATGCTGAATGCGATTTAGTATTGTTTTTAAGAGCATGGTACCTTTCTCCATATTTTGGTTGTGCAAAAAATTTTACCCACAAATTATTCTGAATACCCATATTAAGAAATGTTTTAAAGATATCAAAAAAGTATTAGCAGAACGGCCAACAAATAAGAAAAGTTATAGCGAGCTCATTAGGGAAGTTAATGATTATAACTTTTTAAAAAAACAATTTAACGCACCTTCGACATTCGCCGGAAAGTTGCCCCATTTTTCAGGATAACCACTCAATGCATACAGGTAGCACAGGTATGATGACCGAAGACCAACTCGAACAACTCTGCCTACAATGGTTCCATGAAACCGGCTGGGAAACACTAAACGGTCCGAATATAAATAAAACAGATGCAGTCAGAGGAAAAGAGAACTATCAGAGCAGGATATCAAGCTATTTGTATGAAGCAAGGAATTCAATAGAATACCCAGTTCATTAAATTTGTGCAGGGAAACAAAATGTCCGACCTCATCCCAAAACACGGCGGTTACCGCAAATTGAAAAGCTTTCAGATTTCGCAGCTTGTCTACGATATCACAGTGCGTTTCGTTGACCGTTACATCGACCGGTTCAGCCGCACCAAAGATCAGATGGTTCAGGCCGCCCGAAGCGGCGTGCAGAATATTGCGGAAGGTTCTCAGGCCTCCGCTACTTCTAAGAAAATGGAGCTAAAGCTGACCCAGGTGGCGCGGGCAAGCCTTGAGGAGCTGAGATTGGACTATGAAGATTTTCTGAGACATAGGCAGCTTACAAAACTTGAGCCGCAGCACCCTGCTCTTGTGCGTTTCAAGGAGCTGCGGTGCAAAACCCTGGAAGAGGTTCAGGGGTGGGTGGCTCAGGAGAGAAAAAGGAGCACGGACGCCCAAGGACTGGAACGGACAAGCAAAACCAATGATGAAAACCGGGCGGTGGGGTACGTCAGTGCTGGGCCGTGCTCGCCCTTGTCTTCTGCCTGTCTTGCCGCCAATGCTGCGCTGTCGTTGTTAAACCTTGCCACATACCTCCTCGACCGTCAGGTCGAACGCCTGGCCAAAGACTTTGAAACAGAAGGTGGTTTTACAGAACGGCTTTACAAAATCAGAAGTGCTAAAAGAAAAGAGCTTCCTAAATGACCGAAGACCAACTCGAACAACTCTGCCTCCAATGGTTCCAGGAAACCGGCTGGGAAACAAGCTATTTGTATGAAGCAAGGATTTCAATAGAATACCCAATTCATTAAATTTGTACAGGGAAACAAAATGTCCGACCTCATCCCAAAACACGGCGGTTACCGCAAACTGAAAAGCTTTCAGATCTCGCAGCTTGTCTACGATATCACTGTGCGTTTCGTTGACCGTTACATCGACCGGTTCAGCCGCACCAAAGATCAAATGGTTCAGGCCGCCCGAAGCGGCGTGCAGAATATTGCCGAAGGCTCTCAGGCCAGCGCTACTTCTAAGAAAATGGAGCTAAAGCTGACACAGGTGGCGCGGGCAAGCCTGGAGGAGCTGAGATTGGACTATGAATATTTTCTGAGACATAGGCAGCTTACAAAACTTGAGCCGCAGCACCCTGCTCTTGTGCGTTTCAAGGAGCTGCAGTGCAAAACCCTGGAAGAGGTTCAGGGGTGGGTGGCTCAGGAGAGAAAAAGGAGCACGGACGCCCAAGGACTGGAACGGACAAGCAAAACCAATGATGAAAACCGGGCGGCGGGGCACGCCAGTGCTGGTCCGTGCTCGTCCTTGTATTCTGCTTGTCTTGCCGCAAATGCTGCACTGTCTTTGTTAAATCTAGCCACGTACCTCCTCGACCGTCAGGTCGAACGCCTCGCCAAAGACTTTGAAACAGAAGGCGGTTTTACAGAACGGCTTTACAAAATCAGAAGTGCTAAAAGAAAAGAGCTTCCTAAATGACCGAAGACCAACTCGAACAACTCTGCCTCCAATGGTTCCATGAAACCGGCTGGGAAACACTGCACGGTCCCGATATCGCCCACGATGGCGAAACACCAATGCGCAGCAGCTACAGCGATGTTTTTATCAAAGGTGAACTCGAAGCGGCATTTAACCGTATCAACCCGCACCTGCCCCACTCATGCTTCGAACAGGTATGGGTCGCACTCACCAAACCGCAGAGCCTGGACCTGACCACCAACAACCGGGCGTTCCATAGAATGCTTCTTAACGGTTTTAGCGTAGAATATAAAAAGGATGACCGACAGTTCCACGATCACGCCTTCATTATCGATTTTGACCGCCTGGACCAGAACTGCTTTCAGGCAATCAATCAGTTTACTATCACCGGCACAAAACAACCGCGCCGCCCGGATGTGGTCTGCTTTATCAATGGGATTCCTTTTGCCGTACTGGAGCTTAAAAGCCCCAAAGACGAGAATGTCGATATCTGGGATGCGTTCAATCAGATTCAAACCTATAAAGATGAGATTGCCGATCTTTTTATCTCCAATGAAGCACTTGTTATCAGTGATGGTTATACCGCTCGCGTGGGTTCTCTCACGGCAAATCAGGAATGGTTTATGCCGTGGCGAACAATCAAAAACGAGGATGATCGCCCGCTTGTAGAGTGGCAGTTGGAGACGATGGTTCGCGGCTTTTTTGCTCCGGAACTCTTTTTAGACTATATCCGTTTCTTTGTGCTCTTTGAAACCGACGGTGATACAATTATCAAGAAGATCGCCGGATACCATCAGTTCCACGCCGTTCGCGAGGCAGTACGCGCCACTGTGATAGCGGCCCGGGAGCCTGAAGATCACACTGTCGTAGAAAAGCGCGCAACCTATGGGGATGAGGTTGTTCCGGGAAGTAAAAAAGCCGGTGTTGTGTGGCATACGTAGGGATCGGGTAAAAGTATCTCCATGTGCTGTTACGCCGGTAAACTTCTTCAACAGCCTGAGATGAAAAATCCGACACTGGTGATTGTCACCGACCGTAATGATCTGGACGGCCAGCTCTACACTACCTTCTGCAATGCTCAGGAACTTCTGAAACAAACACCGGTGCAGGCTGCAGACCGCGATGAACTTCGCCGACTTCTTGCAGAGCGTGAATCGGGCGGCATCATCTTTACAACAGTTCAGAAATTCGCACTGCTCAATGATGAAACGGTACACCCACTGCTTAACAGCCGTCACAACATCGTGGTCATTTCCGACGAAGCACACCGCAGCCAATACGGACTCAGGGCCGTTCTTACCAAAGATGGAACCTACAAGTTCGGCTATGCCAAACATATGCGTGATGCTCTTAAGTACGCATCATTTATCGGCTTTACCGGTACGCCGATTTCAATGGAAGATAAAGACACCCGGTCGGTTTTTGGTGAATATGTCTCTATCTACGATATTCAGGATGCCGTTAAAGACGGAGCCACGGTTCCGATATACTTTGAATCACGACTGGCGAAGCTCAATCTCAATCAAAAAGAGATCGAACAACTCTCCGATAGGGTAGAAGAGGTTGTTGAAGATGAAGAGGATATCAGCAGCCGTGAAAGGACCAAGGGTGAGTGGAGCCGTCTTGAAAAACTGGTCGGTGCCACTCCGCGAATGAAGCAGGTAGCGGCAGATCTGGTTTCGCACTTTGAAGCGCGTAATGAGACAATGGATAGCAAGGCAATGGTTGTTGCGATGGGCCGGGAAATATGCGCTCATCTCTACAATGAAATTGTTGCACTTCGCCCCGACTGGCACGATGATGATCCTGAAAAAGGCCAGATCAAAATTGTGATGACCGGTTCTGCATCGGATAAACCACTCCTTCAGCCGCACATCTATACAAAACAGACAAAGAAGCGACTTGAGAAACGTTTCAAGGATGCAAAAGATCCGCTCAAAATAGTGATTGTCCGCGATATGTGGCTTACCGGTTTTGATGCTCCCTGCTGTAATACGATGTATGTCGATAAGCCGATGAAAGGCCATAACCTGATGCAGGCAATTGCCCGGGTAAACCGTGTTTTCAAAAATAAACCCGGGGGTCTGGTGGTCGATTATATCGGAATTGCCAATGAACTGAAACAAGCGCTTAAGACCTATACCGATGCAAAAGGTAAAGGCGCACCGACTCTTCGCGCAGAAGAGGCTTATGCTGTGTTGGCAGAGAAGATCGATGCGATCAGGGGAATGTTTGCCAAAACCACGCAGGGTGACGGTCTTGATATCAGCGGATTTGAAACGCATGCACACAAGCTTCTGGTGCCGGCGGCAAACTATATCCTTGGGCTCGATGATGGGAAAAAGCGCTTTCTCGATCTGGTCCTCGCAGCTTCAAAAGCATTTTCGCTCTGCAGCACCCTGGATGAAGCCAATGATCTCAAGAAAGAGATCGCTTTCTATGCTGCAGTGAAAGCTGCAATCGTGAAGCACGCTTCTGTAAACAGGAAACTGACTCAGGACGAAAAGGATTCGGTGCTGAAACAAATTCTCGATAACTCGGTTATTGCGGAAGGTGTGGCTGATGTATTTGCTCTCTGTGGATTGGAGAAACCGAATATCGGACTCCTTTCAGAGGAGTTCCTTGAAGATGTAAGGCGAATGCCACAGAAGAATCTGGCAGTTGAGCTTCTCGAAAAACTTTTGAAAGACGATATCAGGGCAAGGACCCGGAATAACATTGTGCAGGAGAAGAAGTTTTCCGAACGTCTTCAGGAAACTCTGCGCAAATACAATAACCGCGCAATTGAAACGGCTCAGGTGATTGAAGAGCTGATTCAGATGGCAAAGGATTTTCAGGCAGAGATGGCCCGCGAAGCTGAACTCGGGTTGAATCCTGATGAGATTGCTTTTTACGATGCACTTGCCAACAATGAAAGTGCTGTGAGAATGCTCGGTGATGAAACGCTGAAAAAGATCGCTGTGGAAATCACCGAAAAGCTAAGAAGCTCTACGACTGTTGACTGGCAGGTTCGGGACAGTGTACGTGCGAAGCTAAAAATCCTTGTGAGAAGAACACTT
This genomic interval from Chitinispirillum alkaliphilum contains the following:
- a CDS encoding transposase; the encoded protein is MLLKTILNRIQHYKEFIYKSLQIDQSIGRDRIIIDIEPRKNSKATCSKCCKKSPGYDRLPERLFMFVPMWNIPILFRYRPRRVNCNVHGVVVEHLPWAKGKSSLCNAFRIFLSQWARLISWSQVADRFGVSWDSIFESIKYVVDHGLEKRDLSAVQAIGVDRKLIM
- a CDS encoding Type I restriction-modification system, restriction subunit R, whose protein sequence is MHTGSTGMMTEDQLEQLCLQWFHETGWETLNGPNINKTDAVRGKENYQSRISSYLYEARNSIEYPVH
- a CDS encoding Type I restriction-modification system, restriction subunit R gives rise to the protein MTEDQLEQLCLQWFHETGWETLHGPDIAHDGETPMRSSYSDVFIKGELEAAFNRINPHLPHSCFEQVWVALTKPQSLDLTTNNRAFHRMLLNGFSVEYKKDDRQFHDHAFIIDFDRLDQNCFQAINQFTITGTKQPRRPDVVCFINGIPFAVLELKSPKDENVDIWDAFNQIQTYKDEIADLFISNEALVISDGYTARVGSLTANQEWFMPWRTIKNEDDRPLVEWQLETMVRGFFAPELFLDYIRFFVLFETDGDTIIKKIAGYHQFHAVREAVRATVIAAREPEDHTVVEKRATYGDEVVPGSKKAGVVWHT
- a CDS encoding Type I restriction-modification system, restriction subunit R, which codes for MCCYAGKLLQQPEMKNPTLVIVTDRNDLDGQLYTTFCNAQELLKQTPVQAADRDELRRLLAERESGGIIFTTVQKFALLNDETVHPLLNSRHNIVVISDEAHRSQYGLRAVLTKDGTYKFGYAKHMRDALKYASFIGFTGTPISMEDKDTRSVFGEYVSIYDIQDAVKDGATVPIYFESRLAKLNLNQKEIEQLSDRVEEVVEDEEDISSRERTKGEWSRLEKLVGATPRMKQVAADLVSHFEARNETMDSKAMVVAMGREICAHLYNEIVALRPDWHDDDPEKGQIKIVMTGSASDKPLLQPHIYTKQTKKRLEKRFKDAKDPLKIVIVRDMWLTGFDAPCCNTMYVDKPMKGHNLMQAIARVNRVFKNKPGGLVVDYIGIANELKQALKTYTDAKGKGAPTLRAEEAYAVLAEKIDAIRGMFAKTTQGDGLDISGFETHAHKLLVPAANYILGLDDGKKRFLDLVLAASKAFSLCSTLDEANDLKKEIAFYAAVKAAIVKHASVNRKLTQDEKDSVLKQILDNSVIAEGVADVFALCGLEKPNIGLLSEEFLEDVRRMPQKNLAVELLEKLLKDDIRARTRNNIVQEKKFSERLQETLRKYNNRAIETAQVIEELIQMAKDFQAEMAREAELGLNPDEIAFYDALANNESAVRMLGDETLKKIAVEITEKLRSSTTVDWQVRDSVRAKLKILVRRTLQKWKYPPDKALEAIDLVMKQAEKLSNEWSK